The genomic stretch GGGATGGCCAGCGCTGAGAGGACCTCGCGAACAGTTGCGCCAAGGGGAACCGCCATATGGCCTGTCGAGAAGCGATTGACACGAAATGTAGCGAAGAGCTTGACAAAGACGGTGATGGACTCCGGCGCGACATTATCTCTTTGATGGTCGCTCATAGCTATCCCCCCGTTTCTTACTCAAAAGTTTATCGGGTCAAAACCTTTTGCACAATATTTAACCTTCATCCTTTTTTGCAGGCGCCCCCTTTTTCCCCTCTGCCCGCGCCTTAATTTCGGCGACGATCCAGATCAGAAGCGGCAGGAGCACCTGAAAGGGAAAGGCGTAGTAGGGGTAGATCGCATCGGCCCAGCGGGCCATCTGCTTCGTGCTGCTGTATATATTCAACGCAAAGAGGAGCGACAGGAAGCCGACGGGCGTCACCAAAAATCGGTAATCGGCGAAGCCAAAGACATGGCAGATGCCCCTGCTGGCCCCCAGCAGGCAGACACAGATTTTGATAAAGCCGGCAAATAGGGTGATCAAAAAGATGACGACCTCTAACCGCTGCAAGAAGTCGCCGATGCTGATTTTCTGAACTGCCAAAAAACCGGGGAAGTAATGGGCGCCATACTGTTCCGATCCGACGACGACCATCACAGTGGTGATGCTCGTGAAAACGGCGAAAAAACCGAGCAACAGCCCCAGCATATACTGCTTCACCACCGAAGCCTGCTTTGAAGAGGGCAGGAGCAACAGAAAAAGCACCATCTCCGCCAAGGGAAAGCTGAACAGATCTATGGCCGCCTGAAAGATTTTTTGGTGGTTTTGATACAGGATCGGATAGAAGCGCTGAATTTCAAATTTCGGCGATAGGAGCAAGAAGGTGACTATGGCGGAGATGATGATCCAGGGAAAATAGATCTCCGCCATCCGCGCAATGACCTCTATGCCCTCTTTGACAGCCCAAATGGCCAATAAGATCAGAAAAAACATGATGACCAGCTTCGGCGTCTCCGGTATGGCCACCACGCTGATGAATTCTCCGAAATTGATGAGCACCAATCCTGATAACGTGAAGGCATAAAAGGCATAGACAAGGATGATCGCCTTACCGATGATCGTTCCAAACAGGCGCGTTGCGATCTCAAGCAGATCCATCCCCGCGTTGAGCGATAAGATGCGCCCATAGACAACGACCATGGGCAAGGCGAAGACCAGCGCCAGCAAGGCGGCGATCCACAAATCCTGCTTGGCTTTGGCACCGATCGGCAGGATCAGGCTGCTGCCGATGATGAACAAGACGATCAAGTATATGCCCTGCTTGAAGGAAACCTGCTCCTTGCCCTTCCCCCTGACCGGACTCTTCATTGATGCCCCACCAGCGACGCCAGCCCAAGCCATTGTTCCAGCACATCGGCGATGCTGATCATCGATTCCTGGAAGAGCATCAAGGCCATCCACACAAGGCCGGGGAAGAGGAAGGCGAGGTAAACAGCCAGTTCCTTCCTTCGTTTAGACCGGTTCAGATGCACGGCATCCACCAACCCGAAGAGGATGAAGAGGGACAGGACAAAAAACTTCAATCCTACTCACCGACTTTGGTAGGTTCTGACAAGAGAGCGCTGCCTTTGAGCTTGAAATTGACGATCGTCCGAACCTCCAGATCCGGAAAAAGTCGCCCCCATCCCGTCTGCTCGATGGCTTCCCATAAGTCCGGGCGTCTGCGATAAATCATCTGTCCAAAACCGAAGACATCTGTTTGATACTTCTCCTGAACCTCGCGGATCGTCTCTTGAAGCTCTCGTGCCAGTTGCTTGTTCGCTTTCTCTGTCAGTTCTTCTTTTTTTTCTAAGCTGATCACATCTTTTTCAGTCGATATCTCGGCAATATCGGCCAAAGGCTCCACAGTCAGCTCGATGACGGGACGATGGCCTTCCACATGTAACTGACGCTTCGTATCGCTCCGGTAGATTTCCAGGCTCACCTTTGTTTTCGGCTCTTCCGTGCTGATGGCGATCAGCCCTCCCCCTTTCATCCGATCCCGGATAAAGAGCAGGTTCCGCGTCTGATCGGCATCTAAGTATCCTACCAGCCGTTCGCCCCGAAACAAAGCGGTGCCCCCGATCTGAGGGATTTTATCACCGGCGTTTTCCGCCGTTTGCACGAGCGGAGCCGTCGCCCCAATACCGGGTGACTCCATTTCCTCCACGAAATCGCCGACCGTGCTGGATAATAGTTTCCCCGAGTTACTATATCTTCGCAATGCTTCCTCCAGTTGCATCGACACCGTGTCGAAGAGTTTTGACTTGGTCTTCAAAATGTCACTTGCCTTCTCGCCCCTCGTAACGAGGATCCATGTCTGTAGACGAACCTCGGCATCACGGTTGATCCAGTCGATGAGCTGGATCATGCCGTCTTTCGCCATTTCCTCGCTGACGATGAAGGCCTTCGCATGACTCCAGTAGAGCCTTTTTCCTGTCTTGGCGATCATGTTTCTGACCGCTTCAAAGACCGTTTTCCCGTAGCTCTCGAAACGCTGGGGACGAATCCCCAGCGTGCCGCTGCCTTCGGTTTTCTCCCCCGTTTTCGTGCTCATCAGTTCAACAGTCAGATGAATGCCTTCGTCCTGTTTATCAAAAGCGGCGCCGACGACGATGGCCAGTTCGCGGATCTCCCTGTAGTTCCAGCAGCCGGCCGACGGCAGGATGAGACACAGACAGACCACGAGAAGAAAGAGGCGCAGGCCTGCACTCATGGTTTCGGTCTCCCCGGATCGGCCAACCGCTTGTCATTGGGGGTGAGCAGCCGCGGGCGATAAGTCATCCACCACCAAGGGGCGCGGATGGCCGTGTCTTTCAGGTCTTGTAGCCGGATGGACGTGATGCTGTCTAGGTAATTGACACCGAAGCTGCGGATGCCGGCCAGGTGGATGGTCAAGGCGATTACGGCGAAGATATAGCCGAATAAGCCAAGAAAGGACGCGGCGAACAAAAAAAACAGGCTGAGCAAAAAGGCGACGCCGGGCATTTCAGGGACGATAAAACTGGTGATCCCCGTCACTGCCGCCACGATGACCATGGGCGCGCTGATGATCTTGGCCGTCACGGCCGCATCGCCCAGGACCAGGGCCCCGACGATGCTCACGGCCTGTCCGACCGGGGAGGGCAACCGTATCCCCGCCTCCCGAAGGATTTGAAAAGCCGTGAGCATCAAAAAGGCCTCGACCACCGTAGGAAAGGGCACGCCTTCTTTGGCGGCGGAGATGCTGAACAACAGCCGGGTCGGGATCATCTCCTGATGGAAAGCGGTCAGGGCTACGAATATGGCAGGCGTGCTTGTCGTCAAGAAGAAGCTCAGGTAGCGCAGCAGCCGGTTGACAGTGCTGTAATAAAAATTTTCGTAGTAATCTTTGTTTGCCTGGAAGTATTCGATGAAGAGGTAAGGCAGGGTGATGACGAAGGGGGAACCGTCGACGACGATGAGGATCCTGCCCTCCAATAGCTTTCCTACCGCCGTATCCGGCCGTTCTGTCGTCCCAAGCGTTTCAAAGGGGGAGAGCGGGGCGTCGCGGATCAGCTCAATGATGTACTCCGCCTCTAAGATGCCGTCCAGTTGCACCTTGTCCAGGCGGCGCTGAAGTTCTTCAAGCAACTCTTTTCGGCTCACGCCCTCCAGGTAAACGATGCAGATCTTTGTCTTCGTCCGCGTTCCGATCTCCCGGTAAACCATCTTCAGGTTTGGGTTGGGCACTTTGCGGCGAATCATGGCCAGGTTGGTCACGATGTTCTCGATGAACCCTTCCCGAGGGCCCCGGACGACCCGTTCCGTCTCCGGTTCGCTGATGGCGCGCTTCTCCCAGCCCTTCGCTTCGATCTGGATGACAGCGTCGGCGCTGTCGAGGACCAAGAGCACATTGCCGTACAAGAGCGCCTGGATGGCCGGACGTACCTTCGCTACTGTGGTCACATTTCCGGCGCTGATGATTCGTTTCACGAACAGGGACAGCAGTTCGTCGTCAGGCACCTGCTGCCAGCGGACATCTTGCAGTCGCGTCAGCACATTTTCATGGAGCAGATCGCTGTCCACCATACCGTCCACATAGACGACACAGCAGCGATGATTGTCTTGTCCTTCTAGCGTCAGCGGACGGTAGATGATCAGGTCATCGTTGGCGAGAATCTTTTTTAATATCCTCATATTCTCGTCGTAGGAACAGCTGAAGGTATCCGGTATCTGCAGTTGACCGGCTGAAGCCTGCAAAGACCGTCTGAGCCTCACCGTTCCCCTTTCATCCACGGGACGCCCCCCTTTCCCCGCTAGTGTACCCTCTGACATTGACTTTACTACAAGCTTTGCCTCTCGCTCATCCTTTCAGCAAGCCCGTCTCTTCGGAGAAACTGAAGACGGTTCTTCTCAAATGGACGGGAGAAAAAACAAGCTCGCCATTCACATCCCGATGTGAATGGCGCTTGTTCGGTGCGCCCGGCATGGGCGTTGTCTCTAGGGTGGAAGTCCCGAACGCCGAAGGTGGCAGTAGGCGTTAGCTTAAGGCAAGGGTGTCCGCCGCGAGGCGGAATCTGAAGGAAGCCAGCGGCAAACCTCCGGCCCGAGGACCACGAACCCCAGGTGAGGCTAGCGGCAGTTGGATGAGCTTGCCGAACAAAGCGAAGTCCTTGTCACCGAAGGCTGCCGAGAGTAAATGGGGCGGGTAGATGGAGGGAAAGGCAACGTTCTTACCCGGGGAGGCCTGCCGGGGGACCAAGTAACTTGGGAAACCACGCCGAAAGGCGTGGCTGAACCGGCAGGAGTCAGCAGAGGTCATAGTAGGCTGGCCCGACGTCCGGCCAGATGAAGGACCGAACATGATGGAAGGGGAAGCGACGATGCGTTCGCGTGACGCGCAGAGACAGCCGAATATCCCGAAAGGGAACTGCCAACGGGAGGAAGCGGTGAATCCGCAGGGGACCGGTGGAGTGCCGAGCGCGTTACCGGCACAAGAAGCGAAGCAACCCCGCGAAGAGACGTATGACCTGATGGAGAAAGTCGTCGAACGAGGGAACATGACGGAAGCGTATAAGCGAGTCATGGCCAACAAAGGCGCGGCCGGAATCGACGGTATGGGGCTAGAATCCCTGCGCCCGTACCTAAAAGAGGAATGGTCGCGCATTAAACAGGAATTGTTGGAGGGGACCTATCGACCGCAACCGGTCCGGCGGGTTGAAATTCCCAAACCCCAAGGCGGAACACGGAAGCTGGGCATTCCCACTGTCGTCGATCGACTGATCCAACAGGCCCTGAACCAGATCCTGATGCCGATCTTCGACCCTGACTTTTCCACGAACAGCTACGGATTTCGTCCGGGAAAGAGTGCGCACCAAGCGGTGAAGAAAGCGAAGGAATACATCGCCGACGGCTACCGATGGGTGGTTGACATGGACCTGGCCCAGTTCTTTGATCGCGTCAATCACGACATTCTCATGGCGCGCGTAGCGCGCAAGGTGAAGGACAAACGAATCTTGAAGTTGATCCGAGAATACCTCAAGGCCGGGGTCATGCTCAACGGGATTCGTGTGAAGAGCGAGGAAGGAACACCCCAGGGAGGTCCACTCAGCCCTTTGCTGGCGAACATCATCCTGGATGATTTGGATAAGGCACTGGAAAGCCGGGGACATCGCTTCTGCCGGTACGCCGACGACTGTAACGTCTACGTCCGCAGTCGACGGGCAGGGCAACGAGTGATGGAGGGTATGGCAAAGTTTCTGGAGGGGCGGTTAAAACTGCAGGTCAACTGGGAGAAAAGCGCAGTCGACCGACCCTGGAACCGAAAGTTTCTGGGGTTTTCATTTACGTGGCATAAGGCAGCAAAGATTCGGCTCGCCCCCCAAACGGTGAAACGGGTGAAAGAGAAGATCCGCCAGTTCACTGGGCGGAACCGAAGCATTGCGATGGAGGACCGACTGGTCACCCTCAACCAATACCTGAAAGGCTGGATGGGCTACTTTCGACTCATTGACACGCCAAGCGTACTTAAAGAGTTGGATGAGTGGCTTCGCCGACGACTGCGGATGTGCCTGCTCAAGCAATGGAAGCGCCCGAAGACACGAAGACGAAACTTAGTGGCGTTGGGGATCCCGGAGGAATGGGCATGCAACATCAGCGGCTCACGAAAAGGATATTGGCGTCTGTCCTTGACCCCGCAAATGAATAAAGCCCTTGGCCTCGCCTACTGGCGGGAACAGGGCTTAGTCAGTTTAGTCGAAACATACCAATCTCATCGTCAACCAGCATGAACCGCCGTATACCGAACGGTACGTACGGTGGTGTGAGAGGACGGGGGTTAATCACCCCCTCCTACTCGATGTGCGCCCGGCATGGGCGTTGTCTCTAGGGTGGAAGTCCCGAACGCCGAAGGTGGCAGTAGGCGTTAGCTTAAGGCAAGGGTGTCCGCCGCGAGGCGGAATCTGAAGGAAGCCAGCGGCAAACCTCCGGCCCGAGGACCACGAACCCCAGGTGAGGCTAGCGGCAGTTGGATGAGCTTGCCGAACAAAGCGAAGTCCTTGTCACCGAAGGCTGCCGAGAGTAAATGGGGCGGGTAGATGGAGGGAAAGGCAACGTTCTTACCCCGGGGAGGCCTGCCGGGGGACCAAGTAACTTGGGAAACCACGCCGAAAGGCGTGGCTGAACCGGCAGGAGTCAGCAGAGGTCATAGTAGGCTGGCCCGACGTCCGGCCAGATGAAGGACCGAACATGATGGAAGGGGAAGCGACGATGCGTTCGCGTGACGCGCAGAGACAGCCGAATATCCCGAAAGGGAACTGCCAACGGGAGGAAGCGGTGAATCCGCAGGGGACCGGTGGAGTGCCGAGCGCGTTACCGGCACAAGAAGCGAAGCAACCCCGCGAAGAGACGTATGACCTGATGGAGAAAGTCGTCGAACGAGGGAACATGACGGAAGCGTATAAGCGAGTCATGGCCAACAAAGGCGCGGCCGGAATCGACGGTATGGGGCTAGAATCCCTGCGCCCGTACCTAAAAGAGGAATGGTCGCGCATTAAACAGGAATTGTTGGAGGGGACCTATCGACCGCAACCGGTCCGGCGGGTTGAAATTCCCAAACCCCAAGGCGGAACACGGAAGCTGGGCATTCCCACTGTCGTCGATCGACTGATCCAACAGGCCCTGAACCAGATCCTGATGCCGATCTTCGACCCTGACTTTTCCACGAACAGCTACGGATTTCGTCCGGGAAAGATTGCGCACCAAGCGGTGAAGAAAGCGAAGGAATACATCGCCGACGGCTACCGATGGGTGGTTGACATGGACCTGGCCCAGTTCTTTGATCGCGTCAATCACGACATTCTCATGGCGCGCGTAGCGCGCAAGGTGAAGGACAAACGAATCTTGAAGTTGATCCGAGAATACCTCAAGGCCGGGGTCATGCTCAACGGGATTCGTGTGAAGAGCGAGGAAGGAACACCCCAGGGAGGTCCACTCAGCCCTTTGCTGGCGAACATCATCCTGGATGATTTGGATAAGGCACTGGAAAGCCGGGGACATCGCTTCTGCCGGTACGCCGATGACTGTAACGTCTACGTCCGCAGTCGACGGGCAGGGCAACGAGTGATGGAGGGTATGGCGAAGTTTCTGGAAGGGCGTCTAAAACTGCAGGTCAACTGGGAGAAAAGCGCAGTCGACCGACCCTGGAACCGAAAGTTTCTGGGGTTTTCATTTACGTGGCACAAGGCAGCAAAGATTCGGCTCGCCCCCCAAACGGTGAAACGGGTGAAAGAGAAGATTCGCCAGTTCACTGGGCGGAGTCGAAGCATCGCGATGGAGGACCGACTGGACACCCTCAACCAATACCTGAAAGGCTGGATGGGCTACTTTCGACTCATTGATACGCCAAGCGTACTTAAAGAGCTGGATGAGTGGCTTCGCCGACGACTGCGGATGTGCTTGCTCAAGCAATGGAAGCGCCCGAAGACACGAAGACGAAACTTAGTGGCGTTGGGCATTCCGGAGGAATGGGCATGCAACATCAGCGGCTCACGAAAAGGATATTGGCGTCTGGCCTTGACCCCGCAAATGAATAAAGCCCTTGGCCTCGCCTACTGGCGGGAACAGGGCTTAGTCAGTTTAGTCGAAACATACCAATCTCATCGTCAACCAGCATGAACCGCCGTATACCGAACGGTACGTACGGTGGTGTGAGAGGACGGGGGTTAATCACCCCCTCCTACTCGATCTTTCTTACACTACCTGGTTTTATGCTGTTTATGTCGGCGAATGCGTTGATTGGCGGGAGTGGGTAGGAATCGAACCTACCGCGCCCGGGTTGGCCGCGCGCCACGTGGGTTTGAAGCCCAGGGAGGACACCAGTCCTCATTCACCCCCAAAAAACTCTATAACTAACTCAACTTTCGCAGTTGCGAATCTGTTGTTACCTGTGATAAGTTAAAATTTTGACAAAAATAAAGCAAAGCATCCTTTCTATCAAGCCCCCTAATTGAATTTGAGCAAAGACCCCCTAGTGGGCTACAATGAGAACACATGGAGGGGTCAAGAACATGAGACGAAATCGATACCCAAAAGAACTGAAGGAACAGCTGATCCAAGAAGCCATGGAAGCGGGAAATGCAACACAAGTGGCCCGCCGACATGGGATCGATCCGAAACGGCTGTATTACTGGATTCGAGAATCACAGCACAAGGGCTTCCAAGAAGCACCGGCGGACGCAAAACAAATTGCTCCGTATGTGCCGTCCGCACAAGAATTTAAGCGATTGGAATCCGAAAACATAGCACTGAAAAAGCTACTCGGCGAAAAGACATTAGAAATCCAAATATTGCAAGATTTGATAAAAAAGAAGAACCCGAGCTATCGGAAAAATTAGAAGTTGCCGATGAATGGGTAGCTCGGGAGGAAGCCAGCAATGCCTTTATCTTGCGTGTCATCGGCATTCACGAAGCCACCTACTACGCTCGGCGCCAACGTCTACAGAGAGAACCGAAAGAGCGCACAAACAATGGCGGACGGCCGCAACCAGGGTATTCATGGACACAAGACGGAAAGCGAATCAGCGATGAACAAATTAAGGAATACCTAATGGAACTCATCGCTGGCGAAGAAAGCATCTACGGATATCGAAAGCTGGGAATCTGCCTTCATAAACAGCATCAGTTGATCATCAACCATAAAAAAACCTATCGACTATGCAAAGAGTTAGACATCCTATCGCCACAACGCCAGATCAAGGCCAAACATCCGCGCCGGATGGCGCGCAACCGAATCATTACCGCCTCCAACGAACTCTGGGAGATGGACATCAAATACGGCTACATCGCCGGTGAAGATCGCTTCTTCTATCTCATGTCGCTCATCGATGTCTATGATCGCTCTATTGTAGATTACCACATCGGGTTAAATTGTGAAGGTGCTGACGCAGCCAATACGCTGAAACGGGCGTTGTGGAAACGAAACTGCTTTGAAAAAGAAAAGAAGCCAATTGTGCGAACCGACAATGGATCGCAGTTTATCAGCCGTGTGTTTGAGGAAACGTGCGAACAATACCAGGTTGAACACGAACGAATTCCCCCAAAGACGCCGAACAAAAACGCCCATATCGAATCGTTTCATGCAAATCTGGAACGCGAGTGCTACATCAAGCATACCTTTGAATCCTACCAAGACGCCTACCAAGTGGTTGGAGAATACATTGACTTTTATAACCAGAGGCGAATCCATGGCAGCCTCTACAATATGTCCCCTGCGGAGTTTTGTCGACAGCTGGCGGATGGGAACGTACCCGCTTTTATTGTCACACTGTAGCATAGGTGCCGCACTATAGACCAGGCAGGCTAAAGCGCAAAGCCCGACGTCAACCGCCTAATTGACGTTCCCTATACAGGCCGACGTCTGTCAAGGGACGCCGAAGGCGTGGCGAAGCCCTTGCCCTTGATAGACGTTGGTCTGTATAGGACCCTGTAAGAGGCGGTGACGGCAGCCCCCCGAATTAGCGCAATCGTCAATTTTGTGAGACTCTACGAAAAACAGCGAATAAGGGGTCTACGCTCTAGAATTAGGGGGTTGAACCGCTTTTCTCTGGCATAATGAGGTCACCACACCAAAATTATGAGAAAGGAAAGGTGCTTAGCTTGACCTCTAGTGTACCAGTTATCGGAGAAGAAAAGCAACAGGTATCAAGAATAACCCGCTTCATCCAACGTTTTGGAGTTATCGGTTTGTTACAAAAAGCCGGAATTACTAAAACAAAAGGTTTTTCCGTGGAATGCGTTATAGATTTTCTCTTAACGTTGGTATTTATTCACAAAAACCTGTACCGGACCATGGTAGCACAAAACAATATTCCTCCTTTTGCGAAAGACACAGCCTATCGTTTACTCAATGACCCGCGGTGGGAGTGGATCGGTTTTCTTTTGACGTTAGGGGCAACTATAACCGCATGGTTTAAAACGTTAACGTCTGAGCAACGAGTGAAAGCCATCATCTTTGACGACAGCGCCTACGTTCGAGATCGTAGCAAAAAAGTGGAACTGCTTGCGCGAGTCAAGGACCATGTGACAGGTCGTTATTTTAAGGGTTTTCGAATGTTAACGGCAGGGTGGACCGATGGTGCTTCCTTCGTTCCATTATCCTTTGCCCTGTTAAGTTCTTCGAGGGAGAAAAATCGACTGTATGAGCAAGGACCGGACGTCCCCAAAGGCTCACACGGTGAAACACGTCGGAAACAAGCGATTCAACCGGCCACTGCAGTAATGCTGGAAATGTTTCAGCAAATTCTTACCCAAGTTCAGGACTTTCAGTATGTCCTTTTTGATAGTTGGTTTAGCTGGCCCGATGTGATTAAAGGCATTTGTCAGCATCAACGGCACGTAATCTGCATGTTAAAAGACATGCCTCATATCGTATACGGTTATGAAGGTAAGGAGTATCGTCTATCCGACTTGTATCAAGCGATCGGTCGGCAAACCCGAAATAAAGCATACATTTCATCCGTACTTGTCTCCTATTATGGATTACCGGCTCGTGTGGTATTTGTCCGAAACCGAAACGGCGGAAAACGGGAATGGTTGGCCCTTCTCACTACAGATACAGCGATTTCCGAAGAAGAAGTCATCCGAGTTTACGGACTCCGATGGGACATTGAAGTCTTTTTCAAGGCGTGTAAGTCTTTTTTGGGTCTCGCAAAAGAATGTCAATCTCGAACCTATGACGCGATGGTGGCTCATACCGCGATGGTTTTCCTGCGTCATATGCTCCTCACTGTGGAAAACCGTGAACAGAACGATAGTCGTGCTCATGGCGAACTATTCTACCTGTACTGTGATGAAGTCGCCGATCTGGAATTTTCACGTGCGTTTTTTATGATCATTGACTTGCTTACCCAGACGCTTAGAGAAAATCTCTTTCTTTCTGACGCCGTTATAGGTCAATTAATTGATTCGTTTATGGATAAATTACCCTTATCGTTAAAAAATAGGTTATGCATTCGGGCCGCATGATTTTTCACTTTTGTCAACTGCGAAAGTTGAGTAACTAAAAATACTAAGTTTCTTCTTCTTATTATAACACTACTAAAAAAAATATAGCTGTTATCTTAAAACACAAAAGAAGGAATCGCTATTATCCTTCTTTTGTGTTTTAAATTCTTCTTAATATCGCTTATTATTAACTATCCTTTCATAAACTTCGAAACATACAAACCTTGATAAAACCCTGGGTGCAGTAAAATTCTTAAGTCTCTGTTAAACACAGATCTATCGTTTCTGATTATTGAGTACAGTTCCCGTTCCCTACAGAACCTACGCAATCGAAATAGCACCAAGCAAATGAGCGACCTCTTACGGTTAACCGATTTAATGGCGATACCAATTCTCTCTTTAAATGTTTAAATTATCCAGTCGACAGTTGCATTTATCCTACGCAAGTTTATGGAAAAAAACACCTTGTTTATACCAGTGCTTCGATAGGCAATCCCACCCTTTCACCCTTGGTCAGCTAGGCAGTAGATAAGCCCCACTCCCAGACCCAACGATATAGATGTAAAGATACCCACCTCGTCGCTTCGCGCATCTCATCAATGAGATATCGAAGCGGCACATCTCGATGACGAGAGGCAGGGAGGTGGTGAAAGAAAAACAATCGCTTAAGATTAAAAGCCAGCACTTGAAATCCGATCATCGCTTTGATCGCCACCGAATCGTGCACGAAGCAGTGGTCCAAGGCGTTGAACGTCTTAAGGTTGCGAAATCCAATATTCTCAATATCCCAACGAGCGGCGGCAATTTGTGCGATCGTCTGGGTATCCGCTTTTTCGGATGAGCATGTGGTTGCTATCCAGCGCTCCACCACATCAGTGACAAAGACTTCTTTGTTTGCTTCGATGACTGTCTTGTTGGTATGACGAATGATTTTTACGATTCGCATGGGCACGCGAACTTGCGGCCATTGTGCCAATCCCTCTTCGTCCCAAGCTTGAACGTAAACGGTATTCCCTTTTCCATCTCTTTCTTCCCAAGTGGAGTCCGGAAGCCGGT from Heliomicrobium modesticaldum Ice1 encodes the following:
- a CDS encoding transposase translates to MLSLTSSVPVIGEEKQQVSRITRFIQRFGVIGLLQKAGITKTKGFSVECVIDFLLTLVFIHKNLYRTMVAQNNIPPFAKDTAYRLLNDPRWEWIGFLLTLGATITAWFKTLTSEQRVKAIIFDDSAYVRDRSKKVELLARVKDHVTGRYFKGFRMLTAGWTDGASFVPLSFALLSSSREKNRLYEQGPDVPKGSHGETRRKQAIQPATAVMLEMFQQILTQVQDFQYVLFDSWFSWPDVIKGICQHQRHVICMLKDMPHIVYGYEGKEYRLSDLYQAIGRQTRNKAYISSVLVSYYGLPARVVFVRNRNGGKREWLALLTTDTAISEEEVIRVYGLRWDIEVFFKACKSFLGLAKECQSRTYDAMVAHTAMVFLRHMLLTVENREQNDSRAHGELFYLYCDEVADLEFSRAFFMIIDLLTQTLRENLFLSDAVIGQLIDSFMDKLPLSLKNRLCIRAA